A section of the Candidatus Ozemobacteraceae bacterium genome encodes:
- a CDS encoding HD domain-containing protein, giving the protein MSSDIQTVTLPQTALGLLREVLYELKNAPGAEIWLVGGAVRDLMLGATEIADCDLAVSVPFVAQANTYARNKKSGFVMLDEEHEVARIVRTFEGKTFTVDIARFRAPGIEGDLRGRDFTINAIAVRVAWPLLEAVLPAFDPLEGARHLAEKRLKMCAPTAFTDDPLRVMRAFRFGAVLDMTFDDELTDAIRRDAPLLAGVSGERIRDELFKVLDAPDSAAWIDRMSRLGVLGQILPELEATRGVVQNGWHHLDVYDHTIEALRCFEKLLSRTDAPVEGWKKLRKFLDEHVSGNRTYRQLFKFACLLHDVGKLACRKEREDDGRIVFHGHEMEGVRICREVAERLKLSTAELQFLMLVVKNHMRPGVILQEGLSDRRLFRYYSETGREGVGIAMMSLADRQAAQGPESRDDMEQFEKGIESIMSDFYRQMEYAKQAPLINGTDLMTAFGMKPGPKFREILEAVKEAQHLGQLKDKASAMNFVSALLSGRQPE; this is encoded by the coding sequence GTGAGTTCCGACATCCAGACCGTAACCCTCCCGCAGACGGCCCTCGGCCTCCTGCGGGAGGTTTTGTACGAGCTGAAAAACGCTCCCGGCGCCGAGATCTGGCTCGTGGGCGGCGCTGTGCGCGACCTGATGCTCGGAGCCACGGAGATCGCCGATTGCGATCTGGCCGTATCGGTGCCGTTCGTCGCCCAGGCGAACACCTACGCCCGAAACAAGAAGAGCGGTTTCGTCATGCTCGACGAGGAGCACGAAGTCGCCCGCATCGTGCGGACGTTCGAGGGAAAGACGTTCACCGTCGATATTGCCCGCTTCCGTGCGCCGGGCATCGAAGGTGACCTTCGGGGCCGCGATTTCACGATCAACGCGATCGCCGTTCGCGTCGCGTGGCCGCTGCTCGAAGCCGTCCTGCCGGCGTTCGATCCCCTCGAGGGCGCGAGGCATCTCGCCGAGAAGCGCCTGAAAATGTGTGCCCCGACGGCATTCACCGACGATCCCCTGCGGGTGATGCGGGCTTTCCGGTTCGGGGCCGTCCTGGACATGACGTTCGACGATGAATTGACAGATGCCATTCGCCGCGACGCGCCGCTACTGGCGGGGGTTTCTGGCGAACGCATCCGCGACGAACTGTTCAAGGTGCTCGATGCCCCCGACAGCGCCGCCTGGATCGACCGCATGTCTCGGCTCGGGGTGCTCGGGCAGATCCTGCCCGAACTCGAGGCGACGCGGGGCGTCGTCCAGAACGGGTGGCATCACCTCGACGTGTACGATCACACGATCGAGGCGCTCCGGTGCTTCGAAAAACTGCTTTCGCGAACGGACGCGCCTGTCGAGGGGTGGAAGAAGCTCAGGAAGTTCCTGGACGAGCATGTCTCAGGAAACCGCACCTATCGACAGTTGTTCAAGTTCGCCTGCCTGCTCCACGATGTCGGCAAGCTCGCCTGCCGGAAGGAACGGGAAGACGACGGCCGCATCGTGTTTCACGGCCATGAGATGGAAGGCGTGAGAATCTGCAGAGAAGTCGCCGAGCGACTGAAGCTATCGACAGCGGAGCTTCAGTTCCTGATGCTCGTCGTCAAGAACCACATGCGCCCAGGTGTGATTCTCCAGGAAGGTCTTTCCGACCGCCGCCTGTTCCGGTACTACTCGGAAACGGGCCGCGAAGGCGTCGGCATCGCGATGATGTCGCTGGCCGACCGCCAGGCGGCCCAAGGCCCCGAGAGCCGGGATGACATGGAACAGTTCGAAAAAGGCATCGAGAGCATCATGTCCGACTTCTATCGGCAGATGGAATACGCGAAACAGGCGCCGCTGATCAACGGGACGGACCTGATGACCGCCTTCGGGATGAAACCCGGTCCCAAGTTTCGCGAGATTCTCGAAGCCGTGAAAGAGGCCCAGCATCTCGGCCAGCTCAAAGACAAGGCGTCAGCGATGAACTTCGTCTCAGCCCTTCTGAGCGGGCGTCAGCCGGAGTGA
- a CDS encoding 1-acylglycerol-3-phosphate O-acyltransferase yields the protein MGVEYVIPVVAGVCLSACTGFRAFLPPLLIGIVYRFFPAWLHIGSGLEFLASTPVLAALAVATVVEFLGDKIPAVDHLLDMIQLPVKMALSAVLTMMIIPDGDLKSVFMMIALVLGQGATVSMHAGKAGMRAVSTAATGGIANPLISLVEEIIVGVGTVLSLVVPVLAAIALAWMLWRTTKFLFGTHGGNEGKLAKTAPSHTFYRLVKFIGSVFFRIYNRWTVTGLEHVPAKPPYLVVANHASIYDGIILGSSLPHPTYIMVKKEAFDNPMTGWFLRKALAFPVDRAKPDPTTIKTALRVLADGHVLGIFPEGTRNLRGLIRPFKPGAIKFAIRQKVPILPAYIANNHLLNPNGTSIPRPVALKIGFGEPVDVPGMLQAGRTEQEIQDLAYERVCAIGEALMGHPVRDDSVEEPDPNFSMQADSPKTNGTAA from the coding sequence ATGGGCGTCGAATACGTCATTCCCGTGGTGGCGGGCGTCTGTCTGTCCGCATGCACCGGTTTCAGGGCGTTTCTTCCCCCCCTGCTGATCGGGATCGTCTACCGGTTCTTCCCCGCCTGGCTCCACATCGGGTCGGGCCTGGAGTTTCTCGCCTCGACGCCGGTTCTCGCGGCGCTCGCCGTCGCGACCGTCGTTGAGTTCCTCGGCGACAAGATCCCGGCGGTCGACCATCTGCTCGACATGATCCAGCTGCCGGTCAAGATGGCTCTCTCGGCCGTGCTGACCATGATGATCATTCCGGACGGCGACCTGAAGTCCGTCTTCATGATGATCGCCCTCGTCCTCGGCCAGGGGGCGACGGTCTCGATGCACGCCGGAAAGGCCGGGATGCGCGCCGTCTCCACCGCCGCGACCGGCGGAATCGCGAATCCCTTGATCAGCCTGGTCGAAGAGATCATCGTCGGCGTCGGAACGGTTCTTTCCCTTGTCGTGCCCGTGCTCGCGGCGATCGCCCTCGCCTGGATGCTCTGGCGCACGACGAAGTTCCTCTTCGGAACGCACGGCGGAAACGAGGGCAAGCTTGCGAAGACGGCTCCGTCCCACACGTTCTACCGTCTCGTCAAATTCATCGGAAGCGTCTTCTTCCGCATCTACAACCGATGGACCGTCACGGGGCTCGAGCACGTTCCGGCGAAGCCTCCGTATCTCGTCGTCGCGAACCATGCTTCTATATATGACGGTATTATACTTGGTTCTTCACTTCCCCACCCGACCTATATCATGGTCAAGAAAGAAGCGTTCGACAACCCGATGACGGGCTGGTTCCTGCGGAAGGCGCTCGCGTTCCCGGTCGACCGAGCGAAACCCGATCCCACGACGATCAAGACGGCCCTTCGCGTGCTCGCCGACGGGCACGTTCTCGGCATTTTCCCGGAAGGGACCCGGAACCTCCGGGGGTTGATACGCCCGTTCAAGCCAGGCGCCATCAAGTTCGCGATCCGGCAGAAGGTTCCGATTCTTCCGGCCTACATCGCCAACAACCATCTGCTGAATCCGAACGGAACGTCGATTCCGCGTCCCGTGGCGCTGAAGATCGGGTTCGGCGAGCCGGTCGACGTTCCAGGCATGCTTCAGGCGGGACGCACCGAACAGGAGATCCAGGATTTGGCCTACGAGCGCGTCTGCGCCATCGGCGAAGCGCTGATGGGACATCCGGTCCGTGACGACTCGGTCGAAGAACCCGATCCGAATTTCTCCATGCAGGCCGATTCGCCGAAGACGAACGGAACGGCCGCCTGA
- the gcvH gene encoding glycine cleavage system protein GcvH: protein MNPPNLKYTKEHEWARIEGKTAVIGITEYAAHQLGDVVFVDMPHVGTKLEKGKTFGVVESVKTVSDIFAPLSGKVVKKNDELDTDPAHVNTDPYGKGWILEIELSNPAEADEMIDAAAYEKHCETCGH, encoded by the coding sequence ATGAATCCTCCAAACCTGAAGTACACCAAGGAACACGAGTGGGCGAGAATCGAAGGAAAGACCGCCGTCATCGGCATCACCGAGTATGCCGCGCATCAGCTCGGCGACGTCGTGTTCGTCGACATGCCGCACGTGGGCACCAAGCTCGAGAAGGGCAAGACCTTCGGGGTCGTCGAGTCGGTCAAAACCGTCTCCGACATATTCGCCCCCCTCAGCGGCAAGGTCGTCAAGAAGAACGACGAGCTCGACACGGATCCCGCGCACGTCAACACCGACCCGTACGGCAAGGGATGGATCCTCGAGATCGAATTGAGCAACCCGGCCGAAGCGGATGAGATGATCGACGCGGCCGCCTACGAGAAACATTGCGAGACCTGCGGCCACTGA
- the glyA gene encoding serine hydroxymethyltransferase, producing the protein MGLLEKIDPAIHEIIGKERRRQMSQIELIASENFVSEAVIEALGSVLTNKYAEGYPGKRYYGGCEVVDEAENLARERACKLFGAEHANVQPHSGSQANMAVYLTVMKPGETYLGMNLQNGGHLTHGSPVNFSGLIYNVVPYGVDDKTETIDYDALEKLALQHKPKMIMAGASAYPRVIDFAKFRAICDKVDAVLCVDMAHIAGLVAAGLHPSPVPYADFVTTTTHKTLRGPRGGMVLCREKWAKALDKSIFPGLQGGPLMHAVAAKAVSFQEALDPSFRVYQQKILDNAQALAKGLQSHGFRLVSGGTDNHLMLVDVRNKNVTGKLAEKALDIAGITVNKNTIPNDPQSPFVTSGIRIGTPAVTTRGMTPEVMSDIAALIDQVLSKPEDATNLKDVRAKVQNICDRFPYYRL; encoded by the coding sequence ATGGGTTTGCTTGAAAAGATCGATCCCGCGATCCACGAGATCATCGGGAAGGAGCGCCGGCGCCAGATGAGCCAGATCGAGCTGATCGCCTCCGAGAACTTCGTGTCGGAAGCCGTCATCGAGGCTTTGGGCTCGGTCCTGACGAACAAATACGCCGAGGGGTATCCGGGCAAGCGGTATTACGGCGGCTGCGAGGTCGTCGACGAGGCCGAGAATCTCGCGCGTGAGCGCGCCTGCAAGCTGTTCGGCGCCGAGCATGCGAACGTTCAGCCCCATTCGGGCAGCCAGGCCAACATGGCGGTGTACCTGACCGTCATGAAGCCGGGCGAGACCTACCTGGGCATGAACCTCCAGAACGGCGGTCACCTCACGCACGGCAGCCCCGTCAACTTCAGCGGCCTGATCTACAACGTCGTGCCCTACGGCGTCGATGACAAGACCGAGACGATCGATTACGACGCGCTCGAGAAGCTGGCGCTGCAGCACAAGCCGAAGATGATCATGGCGGGCGCCTCGGCGTATCCGCGCGTCATCGATTTCGCGAAGTTCCGCGCCATCTGCGACAAAGTCGATGCCGTGCTGTGCGTCGACATGGCCCATATCGCCGGCCTCGTCGCCGCCGGTCTGCATCCGAGCCCGGTTCCGTACGCCGATTTCGTGACCACCACGACGCACAAGACCCTGCGCGGCCCGCGCGGCGGGATGGTTCTGTGCAGGGAAAAGTGGGCGAAGGCGCTCGACAAGTCGATCTTCCCCGGCCTGCAGGGAGGCCCGCTCATGCACGCGGTGGCGGCCAAGGCCGTCTCGTTTCAGGAAGCCCTCGACCCGTCGTTCAGGGTGTATCAGCAGAAGATCCTCGACAACGCCCAGGCGCTCGCGAAGGGCCTCCAGTCGCACGGTTTCCGGCTCGTTTCGGGCGGGACCGACAACCACCTGATGCTCGTCGACGTGCGAAACAAGAACGTGACCGGCAAGCTCGCCGAGAAGGCCCTCGACATCGCCGGCATCACCGTCAACAAGAACACGATCCCGAATGACCCGCAGTCGCCCTTCGTGACTTCTGGCATCCGGATCGGCACCCCCGCCGTCACGACCCGCGGCATGACCCCCGAGGTCATGAGCGATATCGCGGCTCTGATCGATCAGGTCCTGTCGAAACCGGAAGACGCGACGAACCTGAAGGACGTCCGCGCGAAGGTTCAGAACATCTGCGACCGGTTCCCCTATTATCGGTTGTGA
- the gcvPB gene encoding aminomethyl-transferring glycine dehydrogenase subunit GcvPB — protein sequence MTEPLLFELSVDGRRGYTLPKLDVPEIDPTDHIPAKMLRKELPLPSLSEIDVVRHFTRLSRLNHAVDVGFYPLGSCTMKYNPKVNEDVARLQGHADLHPYQPEETIQGALELLHRLELALGEICGMDAFTLQPAAGAHGELTGLLIIKAYHRKKKNAKTKTKILIPDAGHGTNPASAAMLGFEVVNVKTSERGGIDLDDLRAKTTPDVAGLMLTNPNTLGLFDENLTEIAKIVHGVDGLLYYDGANLNAIMGWSRPGDMGFDIVHVNLHKTFSTPHGGGGPGAGPVGVKAHLAGFLPSPRVLFDGKKFKISDKHSDSIGPVRTFLGSFGVLVRAYAYILTLGAEGLKNASSYAVLNANYMMRRLQKRFKLAYDRTCKHEFVLTGKPFAEKGVKTLDIAKRLLDYGYHAPTVYFPLIVEEAIMIEPTETESKQTMDEFIAVMEKIADEAMNDPEKVKGAPYTTPVTRLDEALAARKPDINFFKRRP from the coding sequence ATGACGGAACCCCTGTTGTTCGAGCTGTCCGTCGACGGACGGCGTGGCTATACACTTCCGAAACTCGATGTGCCCGAGATCGATCCGACGGACCACATCCCTGCGAAGATGCTCCGGAAGGAGCTTCCTCTCCCCTCGTTGTCGGAAATCGACGTGGTGCGTCACTTCACGCGGCTGTCACGGTTGAACCATGCGGTCGATGTAGGTTTCTATCCGCTCGGTTCCTGCACGATGAAATACAATCCGAAGGTAAACGAGGATGTGGCGCGGCTTCAGGGACATGCCGACCTGCATCCCTACCAGCCCGAGGAGACGATCCAGGGCGCCCTCGAACTGCTCCACCGGCTCGAGCTCGCGCTGGGCGAGATCTGCGGCATGGACGCCTTCACCCTGCAGCCGGCCGCCGGCGCGCATGGTGAACTGACCGGCCTGCTCATCATCAAGGCATATCACCGCAAGAAGAAAAACGCGAAGACCAAGACGAAGATCCTCATCCCCGACGCGGGTCACGGCACGAACCCGGCCTCGGCGGCGATGCTGGGCTTCGAGGTAGTCAACGTCAAGACCTCGGAACGCGGCGGCATCGACCTCGACGACCTGCGGGCCAAGACGACGCCGGACGTCGCGGGCCTGATGCTGACGAACCCGAACACACTCGGCCTCTTCGACGAGAACCTCACCGAGATCGCAAAAATAGTGCATGGTGTAGATGGCCTGCTCTACTACGACGGCGCCAACCTCAACGCCATCATGGGCTGGTCGCGGCCGGGCGATATGGGCTTCGACATCGTCCACGTGAACCTGCACAAGACCTTCTCGACCCCGCACGGAGGCGGCGGCCCCGGCGCGGGCCCGGTCGGCGTGAAGGCGCACCTTGCCGGTTTCCTCCCGAGTCCCCGCGTTCTCTTCGACGGCAAGAAGTTCAAGATCTCGGACAAGCACTCCGATTCGATCGGCCCGGTGCGCACGTTCCTGGGCAGTTTCGGCGTTTTGGTGCGGGCGTATGCCTACATACTCACCCTCGGGGCGGAAGGCTTGAAAAACGCGAGTTCGTACGCCGTCCTGAACGCGAACTACATGATGCGGCGGCTCCAAAAACGGTTCAAGCTGGCCTACGACCGCACCTGCAAGCACGAGTTCGTCCTGACGGGCAAGCCGTTCGCCGAGAAAGGCGTCAAGACGCTCGACATCGCCAAGCGCCTGCTCGACTACGGCTACCACGCGCCGACCGTCTACTTCCCGCTCATCGTCGAGGAGGCCATCATGATCGAGCCGACCGAGACCGAAAGCAAGCAGACGATGGACGAGTTCATCGCCGTCATGGAAAAAATCGCCGACGAGGCGATGAACGATCCCGAGAAGGTCAAGGGCGCGCCCTACACGACGCCGGTGACCCGACTCGACGAGGCGCTCGCGGCGCGCAAGCCGGACATCAATTTCTTCAAACGGCGTCCGTGA
- the gcvT gene encoding glycine cleavage system aminomethyltransferase GcvT, with amino-acid sequence MNKTPLCSVHEALGARMIDFGGWYMPVQYTSIIEEHETVRTKAGLFDLFHMGEFWLSGPDAMANVQRIVCQDAEFISDRQIAYTPMCRPDGSIVDDLLVYRWNPEKFLLVVNAANIDKDFAWISSQLSGDVQFENHSDITGLIAIQGPKAQEILQKLTRQNLKAIKFYWFTDGKVNGIPTIISRTGYTGEDGFELYFPAEKCVEMWNALMEAGKSFGIKPIGLGARDTLRLEARLMLYGNDIHDGTTPIEANLDWTVKLGKGDFNGSDVIRQQKQKGTQKTLVGFEMGKGPAPRHGYPVLYKGKKVGEVTSGTMSPTLKKNIGLAYVPPSLKEIGSTFDIEVRGKPVPATVISTPFYVRPKA; translated from the coding sequence ATGAACAAGACCCCGTTGTGTTCCGTTCACGAGGCGCTTGGCGCGCGGATGATCGATTTCGGCGGCTGGTATATGCCGGTGCAGTATACGTCGATCATCGAAGAGCACGAGACCGTGCGCACCAAGGCCGGGCTTTTCGACCTGTTCCACATGGGCGAATTCTGGCTCTCCGGCCCCGACGCGATGGCGAACGTCCAGCGCATCGTCTGCCAGGACGCGGAGTTCATCTCCGACCGGCAGATCGCCTATACTCCGATGTGCCGGCCCGACGGCTCGATCGTCGACGACCTGCTCGTGTACCGGTGGAACCCCGAGAAGTTTCTGCTCGTCGTGAACGCGGCGAATATCGATAAGGATTTTGCCTGGATCAGCTCCCAGTTGTCGGGAGACGTGCAATTCGAGAACCATTCGGACATCACCGGCCTGATCGCGATCCAGGGCCCGAAGGCGCAGGAGATCCTGCAGAAGCTGACCCGCCAGAACCTCAAGGCGATCAAGTTCTACTGGTTCACCGACGGGAAGGTGAACGGCATCCCGACGATCATCAGCCGCACCGGCTATACGGGCGAAGACGGCTTTGAGCTGTATTTCCCCGCCGAAAAATGCGTCGAGATGTGGAACGCCCTGATGGAAGCCGGGAAATCTTTCGGCATCAAGCCCATCGGCCTCGGCGCCCGCGATACCCTGCGTCTCGAAGCCAGACTGATGCTGTACGGCAACGACATTCACGACGGCACCACCCCAATCGAGGCGAATCTCGACTGGACCGTGAAGCTCGGCAAGGGCGACTTCAACGGCAGCGACGTCATCAGACAGCAGAAGCAGAAGGGCACCCAGAAAACGCTGGTCGGCTTCGAGATGGGAAAGGGGCCGGCCCCGCGCCACGGGTATCCCGTCCTGTACAAGGGGAAAAAGGTCGGAGAAGTCACCTCCGGCACCATGTCCCCCACCCTGAAAAAGAACATCGGCCTCGCCTACGTGCCGCCCTCGCTGAAGGAGATCGGCTCGACGTTCGACATCGAAGTGCGTGGCAAGCCGGTTCCCGCCACCGTCATCTCCACCCCGTTCTACGTGCGCCCCAAGGCGTGA
- the gcvPA gene encoding aminomethyl-transferring glycine dehydrogenase subunit GcvPA — translation MGSYLPHTQAEVKAMLEAIGVKSIDDLFAEIPAELRLNRPLNLPAGLSESETVDEMCEMADGNYGTTEMLSFLGAGIYDHYIPAAINHLLLRGDFFTAYTPYQAEISQGTLQAIYEYQSLICGLTGMDVSNASMYEAGTALVEAINMAKAQTGRSRVILPETVHPEYRRVAKTINTQMGIELVAAPCEDGVTDLAKLSELVNDSTAAVVAGYPNFFGSVEDLEALANMAHNVGALLIVTADPIALGMLTAPGDLGADIVCGEGQSLGIPMSFGGPSLGFMACKEALLRKVPGRITGATCDKNGRRGFVLTLQAREQHIRREKAGSNICSNQALMALNATIYMSLLGREGIRDVANQGFQKAHHLKKELAARVPAVSFPFAAPFLHEFVIKVPNAKKLLGKMAKQGVLGGVLLERWYPNLKDHLLVAVTEKRTAEELDHYCELLGGLTE, via the coding sequence ATGGGTAGCTATCTGCCTCACACCCAGGCGGAGGTCAAGGCGATGCTCGAGGCGATCGGCGTCAAGAGCATCGATGACCTGTTCGCGGAAATACCGGCCGAGCTCCGGCTCAACCGGCCCCTCAACTTGCCGGCCGGCTTGAGCGAGTCCGAGACGGTCGACGAGATGTGCGAAATGGCGGACGGGAATTACGGCACCACCGAGATGCTCAGCTTCCTCGGCGCCGGGATCTACGATCATTATATTCCTGCCGCTATAAATCACCTGCTGTTGCGCGGCGACTTTTTCACCGCCTACACGCCCTATCAGGCCGAGATCTCGCAGGGAACCCTCCAGGCGATCTACGAGTATCAGAGCCTGATCTGCGGCTTGACGGGCATGGATGTGTCGAACGCCTCGATGTACGAGGCCGGCACCGCCCTCGTCGAGGCGATCAACATGGCGAAGGCCCAGACGGGCCGGAGCCGCGTGATCCTTCCCGAGACGGTCCACCCCGAGTACCGCCGCGTCGCGAAGACGATCAACACGCAGATGGGCATCGAGCTCGTCGCCGCCCCGTGCGAGGACGGCGTTACCGACCTGGCGAAGCTGTCGGAGCTGGTCAACGACTCGACGGCCGCCGTCGTCGCCGGGTATCCGAACTTCTTCGGCTCGGTCGAGGATCTCGAGGCGCTTGCCAACATGGCGCACAACGTCGGCGCCCTGCTCATCGTCACGGCTGATCCGATAGCGCTCGGTATGCTGACGGCCCCCGGCGATCTCGGCGCGGACATCGTCTGCGGCGAAGGCCAGTCGCTCGGCATCCCGATGAGCTTCGGCGGCCCGTCGCTCGGCTTCATGGCCTGTAAGGAAGCCCTGCTCCGCAAGGTGCCGGGACGGATCACCGGGGCGACCTGCGACAAGAACGGCCGCCGCGGCTTCGTCCTGACCCTCCAGGCGCGCGAGCAGCACATCCGGCGCGAGAAGGCCGGCAGCAACATCTGCTCGAACCAGGCGCTGATGGCCCTGAACGCGACGATCTACATGAGTCTCCTCGGCCGGGAGGGCATCCGCGACGTCGCGAACCAGGGGTTCCAGAAGGCGCATCACCTCAAAAAGGAACTGGCCGCGAGGGTTCCGGCCGTTTCCTTCCCGTTCGCGGCCCCGTTCCTGCACGAGTTCGTCATCAAGGTGCCGAACGCGAAAAAACTGCTCGGCAAAATGGCGAAACAGGGCGTGCTCGGCGGCGTTCTGCTCGAACGCTGGTATCCGAACCTGAAGGATCATCTGCTCGTGGCCGTCACCGAAAAGCGCACGGCTGAGGAACTCGACCATTACTGCGAACTGCTCGGAGGGCTGACGGAATGA